The genomic window CCCATCAGAAAAAGGAGTCCGAAAAGGGCGCCGGCGGGAAATAAACGGATGCGGTTCATGGTTGTGCTCGGTGAATGAATGGAACGCCAGACAACTTCGTACATTTCGCCGCACGGGTTACGCCAGGAGATATGACGTTTGCGCGCTGGCGCGGATGTAACAGGAAATGGCGTGTTATTGACAGCTCCATGGGCTGAAAACCTCGTCTTGACCGGGACAACCGGGGCGCTTTCCCGATAGGAAGCGCTTTCATTTTTCTAAAGTTCAAAGTTGGCGGCCCCATCTTACCTCGTGCGCATGTAAACTAGATGCTGGGTACTAGTTGCTGGTTGTGTTCAGCCGTCGAGCAACCTGTATCACGCATCCAGCAACCAGCACCATGAAAGTAGCCAAATTTGGCGGCAGTTCACTCGCGACGGCGGAGCAGGTCCGGAAGGTCTGTGCCATCATTCGATCGGATGCGGATCGCCGGCTCGTGGTCGTATCGGCCCCCGGCGCCCGATTTTCTGGAGATATAAAAGTAACCGATCTACTCATTCGGCTCGCCGAAGCCCGTCTGGCTGGAGTGTCGGTGCAGGAGGGGGTGGATGAGATTGTCGGCCGCTACGCGGCGATTGCCGGGGCTTGCGGGGCGCCGGCGGAGGTAGTGAATACGATTCGGCGCGACCTTGAAACGCGTCTCGCGGCGACGTATGCGAGCGAGGGCTATTTTATGGATGCCATGAAAGCCGCCGGCGAAGACAATAGCGCCAGACTGGTTGCCGAGTGCCTGCGGGTGTGCGGCGTCGACGCGCGCTATGTGAATCCCGGAGACGCCGGCATGGTATTGTCCGACGAGGCCGGGAATGCCCGGGTCCTCGAGAAGGCGTACGACCGCCTCGAGTCGCTTCGCCACAGCGCCGGCGTCACCATCTTCCCCGGTTTTTTTGGTTATGCCGAGTCCGGGCATATCGTCACCTTCCCGCGCGGAGGCTCGGACATCACGGGCGCCATCCTGGCCGCCGCCGTCGATGCCGATGTCTACGAAAACTTTACGGACGTGGACTCCGTGCTGGCCGCCAACCCGCGCATCGTGCGGGACCCGGAGGCGATTTCGACCCTGTCGTACCGCGAGATGCGCGAACTGGCCTACGCCGGCTTTTCGGTGTTCCACGATGAGGCCCTCGAACCTGTCTTTCGGAAGCGTATCCCCGTGAATATCCGCAACACGAACAACCCCGCGGCCCCTGGTACCCTCGTGGTCGGGCAGCGTGAGATCGAGCCCGGCCGGCCGGTGGTGGGTATCGCGGCGATGAAAGGGTTTTGCAGCGTCTACATCAGCAAGTATCTGATGAACCGCCAGGTGGGCTACGGCCGCCGCGTGCTCCAGGTGTTTGAGGACGAAGGCATCAGCTACGAACACGCCCCCTCGGGCATAGACGACATGTCGGTCATCCTTCGCGAGTCGGCCTTCCCGCCCGCCATTGAAACCCGCGTGGTGGCGTCGTTGCGACGGGATCTCGAGGCGGACGATGTCTCGGTGGAGCGCGGTCTCGCGTTGATCATGCTCGTCGGCGAGGGCATGCGCCACTCGATCGGCATCACGGCCCGCGCCGGCGCCGCGTTCGAACGCGCACGGGTGAACATCGAAATCATCAATCAGGGCTCCAGCGAAGTGAGCATGATGTTCGGGGTGAAGGACGAGGATATGGATGCGGCCGTCCGCGCCCTGTACGAAGAGTTTTTCGGCGCGTAGCCGGCCCCGGGATATTTTTAGATACAGGTGTGGATCTGTACCTGATTCATTACATTAGGTCGTCGCCGTAACTCGCACGCCAGCTTGTAGATGGATCCAGCACAGCTCAGTAGTCTTCTGCACACCACCGGATACAAGCTCAGCACCGCCCTGAGCCCTCGTCAGGGCAAGGTGTGGATGGCGCTGATGATCCACGCCGGCCAGTTCACGTTTCTGGAGCGAGAACACGCCATCGAGGTGGTGGAGCTCTGCGAACGGGTCGAATTAACGAACGACTGCGGCGCCGGGGCGATCGATGCGGTGAAGGATGTGTTGAATAGCCTCATGCGCGTCTCCGCGGTTCGCTCGGACGATACTTCCTACTACCGCCACACCCTCATCACCTGGTTCGCCATCGAAGGCGGCCTGCTCCGCTACAGCCTCGACGGCGCCTTCATGCACCGCATCCTGCCCATCGTGACGCGGGCAAACTAAGCGATTACAGATCATCGATTTAAGCGTACAGGATCTGGCTTCAGCCCCTGACCCATCGCTTAATCTGTAATTTTCTAGTTGTATTCCCCTAACATTCGGGGACGCGCACCGAGATATTGACCGCGAGCCCGCCCTGGGACGTTTCTTTGTATTTGCTGCTCATGTCCTTGGCCGTCTCCCACATCGTGTGGATGACATCGTCGAGGGAGACGCGGGCGGCGGCGGGGTCGCCGTCGATGGCCAGGGCGGCGGCGTTGATGGCCTTGATGGCGCCCATCGAGTTTCGTTCGATGCAGGGGATCTGGACGAGGCCGGCGATGGGGTCGCACGTCATGCCCAGGTGGTGCTCCATCGCGATCTCGGCCGCCATGAGCGACTGCCCGACACTGCCGCCCTGCACCTCCGTCAGCGCCGCCGCGGCCATGGCGGAGGAGACACCGATTTCAGCCTGGCATCCGCCCATCGCGGCCGAGATCGTCGCGCGCTTCTTAAAAAACGTCCCGATTTCACCGGCCACCATGAGGAATCGGGCGATCTCCCGAGGCTCTACAACGTGGGTCGAAAAACACACATGATACATCAGCACCGCCGGGATGACGCCCGACGCGCCGTTGGTGGGCGCGGTGACGACACGGCCCAGGCTGGCGTTTTCTTCGTTGACGGCCAACGCAAAGCAGGAGACCCACTTCAATACATCGCGGAAAACAAACGGGCGCGAGCGGATGGCCTCGATCCAGCTATCTACATCCGGGTAGACGGTGTCGCCCAGGAGCTTGTGCGCCATATCGCGGGCGCGCCGGCGGACCTGCAGGCCCCCGGGCAACAGGCCTTCGGTGTGGCAACCACGAAAGATGCTGGACTTCATCACCTCCCAGAGCCGGGCCAGGTCGACCTCGATCTGAGCCGGCGCCCGCCAGGCCTGCTCGTTGGCCCACACCATATCCGCGATCCGAAGCCCGTCGCGCCGGCAATGCGCCAGCAGGTCCTCCGCCCGCTCGGTCGGGTAGGGCAACCTGAGGGTGGATTCGGGATGCTCAGACTCCCCCTCTTTTACGACGAAGCCGCCGCCTGTCGAGTAATACACCGATTCCAGCCGCCGCTCGCCGGCCGAAGCGAGACACTTCATGCCGTTGGCGTGGAACGGAAGGCGCTCGGTTTTTAGATAGACGATATCGGACACCGGGTCGAACGGAATTTCGCGTCCCGGCGTCAGGGCCAGGTGCCGGCGCTCGCTCAGGGCCTCGATGACGGCATCGATCCGGTCGACCGGCACCGTCTCGGGCTCGTACCCCAGGAGCGCCAGACAGATCGCTTTGTCGGTGCAGTGCCCGCGTCCGGTGAGGGCGAGTGAGCCGTAGAGCACGACCTGGATGTGGTTCACCTCCTCCAATCGCACCTCCTGCCGCAATTCGGCCAGCCACCGTTGGATGGCGCGCCAGGGACCCAGCGTGTGCGAGCTGGACGGGCCGACGCCGATTTTGAGCATGTCGAAGACACTGAGCGCGGACATACGAGGCAGCGATACGTTGTCGGTGAAAAGCAGCGCTGGAAGATAGCGCCCGGGCGTCTCGAAGCCTATCGCATGCCGCACGCACCGCGGGTGATGTGGTGGATGGCCTGACGGGGGGTATCGGCGAAAGCGGTACCGGGCCGGGGAACACGACTGTCAGCCGGGCCGCTTCGGCCGGCGTACGTATAGACGTGTACCTCATCACCAACGGTTCGCCGCATAGAGGCGGCGTAGTATGTCGCACCGTGTTTCACTTGGACATTTCTCTGCCGCCGGCAGCACCTTCAACATCGCCCGTGTGGTGGGTCTCGGCATCATGGCCGTGGCGCTGTTCCTGCTGCTGCTTGTCGTGATGTCGATCGGCGAGGCAGAGTGGCAGGCCTGGTTGTGGATGCTGATCGGAGCGGTCGGCATCCTTTCGCTGGGCGCTATTATCTGGACGCTCGGCAACATCGAGTGGCACTTCCGAGAGCTGCGCGCGATGTTGGAAAATGAAGAGGATTAAACAGGAGATAGCATAAAGCGAGACCGCATGTCACGCAGAGACCCATAACCCCGATTCGCGGCGTAATGGGTCTCTGGAGGATGTTTTTAAACGAAGCAGGTAACGACTGTAGCAATCTTTAATGTGCGATGTTTAATCAATAGAACGAATCTATGATTCGTTCTATTGATGCCGTTCGATGAGCCGTTCGCGCCAGCGTTTGACGCAGGTCATGGTCGCTTTTTTGAGTTGCGTGACCGCTGTATGGATGTCCGGGGCGTCTTCTTCGATAAAAAAGCGATCCCCCGGGACGGTGATGGCCGCGCTGGCGCGGAAAGGGGATTCGGGATTCTCGGTGCGGGCGAGGGTGACGATGGTCCCTATCGCTTCGCTGTCCATCCGGCCGAAAGCGCGGAGGGTATCGTTCATTTTCTCCCTGGTGAAGGCTTCAAGGGCTTCGGTGAGCGTGAAACCCACGGTTTTTATGCTGATGTTCATCTCAAACTCCTCAATGATGTGCATAATGAACAAACTGTTTCCCTCGGTGCCGGCGCAGCGACGGGTCCCATGGGAGCATACGCCAGTAAGCGGCCGGCAGGAAAGCGGTGAATGCTGATGGTGGCGTAGGGGAATCATCTACACGCTGGTCGAAACAAGCCGTGTGTCGCTTGTTCGTATCTTGGGGCGTTCCACATCAGCCCGAAGTACCGATATCGATGGAAACATCCCGAGTTGAGGCCGACCGATTGGTCGAACGATTTCCTTTCCTGCGCCAGTCGACGCCAGCCGTGGTCGATGATTTTCTCCGGCAGGGGGTACACAAGCGCCTCGCCCCGGGCGAATTTATTTGCCTGGAGGGCAACCAGTGCACGTTTTTGCCCTTTGTCCTCTCGGGACAGGCGCGGGTGTACAAAGCCAGCGACGCGGGGCGCGAGATCACGTTGTACCGGATCGCCGCCGGCGAGAGCTGCGTGCTCACGGCGTCGTGTATCCTAAATCACATCGCCTTCCCGGCCTTTGCCGTCGCCGAGACCCCGGTCGAGGGCTTTCTGGTGCCGGCCTCGGTGTTTCGGACGTGGATCGACACCCACAGCGCCTGGCGCATGTTCGTCTTCGACATGTTCGCCCAGCGGTTATCGAGCATCATCAGCGTGGTTGAAGAGGTGGTCTTCCGCCGGCTCGATGCCCGGCTCGCCGCGTTTCTGCTCGATTCCGGGGTGGAACGCGTGGCCACGACCCACGAGGCCATCGCGACCGAACTGGGCAGCTCGCGCGAAGTCGTGAGCCGGCTGCTGAAGGAGTTCGAACATGAGGGGTTGGTTGAGCTCGAACGCGGCGCGATCGGTCTTACTTCGCGAAACGGGCTGCTACATCGGGCACAGAAATGATGGGCGAAGGGGAAAATGTAGCGGTTGTGACAATGTTACGGACATTACACGGGGATTGCATGTAGATTACTCCCGCAACCAGGAAACGAGATCCGGCAGATGCGCCGGCGATGCCCCATGAATCGAGCACACCTTGTCGTGATCGGGAAGCTGCTGCTGGTCTGTTTGATCTGTGTCGGCCTCATCACGGGGCTTGTCGTCTTGTTTTCCTGAAAATTCCCGCTAACCTGAGCTTCTCAAGGTAAGAGCCATGAAAAAGAACATGGGAACGATCGATCGCATCATCCGCGTCGTTGTCGCCCTAGTAATCGGTATTCTCTATTTCACGAACCAGCTTACCGGCACCGCCGCCATCATCCTGGGTATCCTCGCGGTCGTGTTCTTGCTGACCAGCGCAGTGAGCACGTGCCCGCTGTATCTGCCGTTCGGGTTATCGACCCGGCCGAAACAGGCGGCCTGAGCGTCGGGTCCAGCGTCCGCCGCGCCCTGGCGCGCGGCGACAGATGAGGCGTGGTGCGCGGCCGGCTCTCGGCTCGCGCACCACGCAGTTGTTTTTAGCCTCCTCGGTACCGATCCATGCCGCGCTACATCGACATCTTCCTGGAAGCCTACGCCGGCTACGCCCGGTATCTGTGGCACGAGGTGACCCATCCGCACCTGACGAATTATTTCTACTGGCTGCTGGGCGTATCGGCGTTTTTCTTTTTGCTGGAGATCGCGCGCCCGTGGCGCAAGGAGCAGGCCCGGTTCCGGAAGGACTTCTGGCTGGACTTCTTCTACATGTTCTTCAATTTTTTCTTCTTCTCCCTCATCATCTATAACGCGGCCTCCCAGCTATTCGTCGAGCTTTTTAAGGATTTACTGGCCCTGTTCGGGGTCCGAAACCTGGTGGCCATCCACCTCGACACCTGGCCGGCGTGGGGGCAGCTCGTGACGCTGTTTGTCGTGCGCGACTTCATCCAGTGGAATATTCACCGCCTCCTGCACAGGGTGCCGTTCCTGTGGGAGTTCCACAAAGTCCACCACTCCGTCCAGGAAATGGGCTTCGCCGCCCACCTCCGGTTCCACTGGATGGAGAATGTCGTCTACCGCGTGATCGAGTACATCCCGCTGGCGATGATCGGCTTCGGGATTGGCGATTTTTTTATCGTCCACATCTTCACGCTGGCCGTGGGGCATTTTAATCACTCCAACTTCCGCCTGAATCTGGGCCCATTCAAGTATATTCTGAACAATCCGCAGATGCACATCTGGCATCACGCCCGTGTCTGGCCCGAAGCCCACGTGCACGGTGTAAATTTTGGGTTGACTCTGAGCATCTGGGACTATTTATTTAGGACGGATTACATCCCCTACGACGGGAGAGACATCGAGCTTGGGTTCGAGGGACTGGAGTCCTTCCCCCACACGTTCGTCTCTCAAAACTTGCATGGCCTCCCGTTACGACGTCCCGGCAGTACCCCCTGAGTTCATCCACATCGCCCGGGACGGTGATTGACACATCACTCTATGCGATCACTCTCCATCGGGGTAACGCGCGTCACCACCGTGCTTACCCGCCGGCGTCTTCTGTTGTCGACGCTGATGTTGTTGTTTTGCGGCTTCGTGCTGATCGTATACGGGCGGGGCACCGCCCTGTCCGTCAGCCCGACGGCGCTGGTCGGCCGAATCGGATCGGTGGATGCGCCAACGATTCTCGATGTCCGAATGGGGTTCGAATATGCGAAGGGCCACATTCCCGGCGCGCTGAGCGTACCGTTGCACGTACTGCTGCTTCGGTATGAAGACCTTGTGATCGCCTACGACAAGCCGGTCGTAGTCTACTGCGGCACCGGGTTTCGGGCCTGCTTCGCCTCGTTTATCCTGCAACTCGTCGGCTTCGAGCAGGTCTATGTGTTGGAAGGCCACATGGGAGGGTGGCAGCGCGCCGGCTTCCCGCTCTCATCCTAGCCGCCCCTCTTTTTGCGGACTCTTAACATGAGAAGCGCTATCTTGAGCGCCGAAGTCCGGGCTGCACGTCGTCAACGCGCTCGACGCGATCCTCCGCTCCCCGCTCCTTTGACTCCTGCGCGGTTCGTTCTATATTTTGCGCTGAGGACGAATCGTTCCGTCGGTTTACCGATTCTCTGTACCCTTCAGTAACGATGGGAGGTATGAACGTGTCTCGCTCGGTTTTGTCTGCTTTGCCCGATCATTCCACCGAGGTTATCGCCCCGATATCGAGTACGATGTCGTTGTTGGCCTGTACGCAGCTGCCTCCAATCTCCCACATCGGGAATACCCCCCTGATCCGGCTACGCAAGGTTACTGAAGGGGTGCCTGCCCGCGTGGCGATATATGCCAAGGCCGAGCATCTCAACCCGAGCGGTTCGGTGAAGGACCGCACGGCGCTCCAGATCATCGTGGAGGCGATTCGCTCCGGTGACTTACACGAAGGGAAGACGTTGATCGATTCGACGAGCGGAAACACGGGGATTTCATACGCGATGATCGGTGCGGCGCTGGGGATAGCGGTCGAAATCGCGATGCCCGAAAATGCCTCGGAGGAACGGAAACAGACCCTCCAGTCTTACGGCGCCAGGCTCACGCTCACGGACCCCGAACTCGGCTCCGACGGCGCTCAATGTTATGTGCGCGATAAACTCGCCGAGGATGCGGACGGCTATTTTTATGCAGACCAGTACAATAACGATGCAAACTGGCGCGCGCATTATGCCGGCACGGGCCAGGAGATCATCGACCAGACCCAGGGCCGCATATCCCACTTCGTGGCGGGCGTGGGCACGACGGGCACCTTCGTGGGCGTCACGCGCCGGCTCAAAACCTACCGGGACGGCATCGTATGCGCGGCCCTCCAGCCGGAGGACCCCCACCACGTACTGAAGGGGCTGCGGCACATGGAGACGGCGCTCATACCAGGTATCTACGACCCGACCTTGTCCGACCTGGACCTCCGATGTAGCGATGAGGAAGCGTACGACATGACCCGCCGGCTGGCGCGCGAAGAAGGGCTGCTCGTCGGCATCTCCTCAGGTGCCAACGTCGCGGCTTCGATCCGGCTGGCCCGTCAGCTCACCGAGGGCGTCATCGTAACGATCCTGTGCGACAGCGGCAACCGCTACCTGAGCCAGTCGTTTTGGGTTTGATGGTCTGTTTCCCCCGTCTATCCGCGTTCTGCTTCGCGCCCGTAGCCGGCTGCTCCCTATGATCGACCGCCTCTTTACCTTCGTTTTTTTTATCTACTTCCTCATCACCGCCACCATCTGCGCCACCATCGCCGGCCTCGTGCGGCTTGTGACGCAACCCTTCGACCAGCGGCTGATCCTCCTGCATAAGTTCGCCACGTTCTGGTCCTCGCTGTACATCTGGGGGATGCCGGCGTGGAAGGTCACGGTGTACGACCGGGAAAAAATCGACCAGAAAGCGACATACGTGATTGTCTCGAACCACCAGTCGCTCATCGACATCATGGCCGGCTACATGCTCCACACCCACTTCAAGTGGGTGGCGAAGGCGGAGTTGTTCCGGGTGCCGTTTGTCGGCTGGAATCTGATGCTCAACCGCCACGTCAAGATCAGACGCGGCGACCGGCAGGGCATCGTGGACATGATGCACGACGCGACGACCCACCTGGAGCAGGGCAGCAGCGTGTTTATCTTCCCCGAAGGCACGCGCTCGGAAACCGGAGAGGTGCAGCCGTTTAAGTCCGGCGCCTTCACGCTGGCGAAACGGGCGAAGGTGCCCATCCTCCCGGTGGCCATCATCGGCAGCAAGGATGCGCTCCCCAAGGGCCGGCTCTCGATCCACGGCAAACACCATATCCGCGTCCGCGTGCTGGACCCGGTTCCGTACGAATCGTTCGCCGAACAGGATGTCAAGACGTTGACGGAACGCGTCCAGTCCACCATCGCGGCGGTGGTGCGGGCCGGGTGAAGGGCTGATGCGGAGCCGGCAGTCGGGCTACGACCAGGGCGCTGCGAGACGTGCGGGCTCGGAGACCTGCACAGGTGGATCGGCGTGTTGCGCCCGATAGACGGGTTTGACGGGGGTCTCCTCCTGATAGATTTCAGGGGCTAATCCACTGGCGAGCCGTACTACGAGGAAGAAGAAGAGGAAGAGGCAGATGCAGACGATAAAGACAAAATACCGGACAGCGCCTGCTGAAGAGGCGCTTGAATAGTCAACAAGGGTCATTGTGGGTCAGTCGGTTAATGCTCCGGAAGGGGTAGATCCCGGGGTAATCAGTCGGTATGGCCCGGGGCGCTCCAGGGGTAGTTCAAGGAGTCAAGTTGATGGGAATAGGATACGAACGACGCGGACTGATCGTCGTGGGGTTTCGGGCAAAGCCGGGGGCGTTTGAGGCACACGTTCTTCGAGCCGGGTGCGCCAATGCTCCCCACGTCGATTCTCCACTGGCGTAGTTCTCCCGTCAGAGGGTCTGCAGGGCTAGCAACATGGCCTTTCCCAGGAGGGGTTCCGAGGCGCCGTCGCCGCCGGAGACGAGGTAGGGTTCGGGTTTCGCCGGGGCATCGGTGGGTGCGGAGCGCGCGGCGATGTCGGATGCATTCTCCTCGGCGGTCTCCAGCACCAGGGACACCGCGCGAGCCTCGATGGCCGGGCCGGCGGCGACCAGGGCCTTGAACGCCTCGTCGGTCGGGACGCCGTTGCGGAGCGGGAGGTGTAGCATAGCCGGGCCCCCCGCCGGCGGTGCGCCGAGGCGCGAGAGCAGCTTCATCGTACGCGCGGCCTCTTCGATGGTCTCGACATTGATGGCCGGGACATAGAGGCCGTGCCGGTCGACGCCCTGGAAGGCGCGCTTCGTGATGCTTTGCAGGTTCGGGCGTTTACTGGCCGGCCCATCCCCCTTCCCGATTCCGCCGCCAAACTCGAACACGACGTTCACGCCGTCGGTGATCGCGCGTTGCACGCTCCAGATCCACT from Rhodothermales bacterium includes these protein-coding regions:
- a CDS encoding aspartate kinase gives rise to the protein MKVAKFGGSSLATAEQVRKVCAIIRSDADRRLVVVSAPGARFSGDIKVTDLLIRLAEARLAGVSVQEGVDEIVGRYAAIAGACGAPAEVVNTIRRDLETRLAATYASEGYFMDAMKAAGEDNSARLVAECLRVCGVDARYVNPGDAGMVLSDEAGNARVLEKAYDRLESLRHSAGVTIFPGFFGYAESGHIVTFPRGGSDITGAILAAAVDADVYENFTDVDSVLAANPRIVRDPEAISTLSYREMRELAYAGFSVFHDEALEPVFRKRIPVNIRNTNNPAAPGTLVVGQREIEPGRPVVGIAAMKGFCSVYISKYLMNRQVGYGRRVLQVFEDEGISYEHAPSGIDDMSVILRESAFPPAIETRVVASLRRDLEADDVSVERGLALIMLVGEGMRHSIGITARAGAAFERARVNIEIINQGSSEVSMMFGVKDEDMDAAVRALYEEFFGA
- a CDS encoding L-serine ammonia-lyase, coding for MSALSVFDMLKIGVGPSSSHTLGPWRAIQRWLAELRQEVRLEEVNHIQVVLYGSLALTGRGHCTDKAICLALLGYEPETVPVDRIDAVIEALSERRHLALTPGREIPFDPVSDIVYLKTERLPFHANGMKCLASAGERRLESVYYSTGGGFVVKEGESEHPESTLRLPYPTERAEDLLAHCRRDGLRIADMVWANEQAWRAPAQIEVDLARLWEVMKSSIFRGCHTEGLLPGGLQVRRRARDMAHKLLGDTVYPDVDSWIEAIRSRPFVFRDVLKWVSCFALAVNEENASLGRVVTAPTNGASGVIPAVLMYHVCFSTHVVEPREIARFLMVAGEIGTFFKKRATISAAMGGCQAEIGVSSAMAAAALTEVQGGSVGQSLMAAEIAMEHHLGMTCDPIAGLVQIPCIERNSMGAIKAINAAALAIDGDPAAARVSLDDVIHTMWETAKDMSSKYKETSQGGLAVNISVRVPEC
- a CDS encoding HPF/RaiA family ribosome-associated protein, with product MNISIKTVGFTLTEALEAFTREKMNDTLRAFGRMDSEAIGTIVTLARTENPESPFRASAAITVPGDRFFIEEDAPDIHTAVTQLKKATMTCVKRWRERLIERHQ
- a CDS encoding Crp/Fnr family transcriptional regulator, which encodes METSRVEADRLVERFPFLRQSTPAVVDDFLRQGVHKRLAPGEFICLEGNQCTFLPFVLSGQARVYKASDAGREITLYRIAAGESCVLTASCILNHIAFPAFAVAETPVEGFLVPASVFRTWIDTHSAWRMFVFDMFAQRLSSIISVVEEVVFRRLDARLAAFLLDSGVERVATTHEAIATELGSSREVVSRLLKEFEHEGLVELERGAIGLTSRNGLLHRAQK
- a CDS encoding DUF2892 domain-containing protein, which codes for MKKNMGTIDRIIRVVVALVIGILYFTNQLTGTAAIILGILAVVFLLTSAVSTCPLYLPFGLSTRPKQAA
- a CDS encoding sterol desaturase family protein yields the protein MPRYIDIFLEAYAGYARYLWHEVTHPHLTNYFYWLLGVSAFFFLLEIARPWRKEQARFRKDFWLDFFYMFFNFFFFSLIIYNAASQLFVELFKDLLALFGVRNLVAIHLDTWPAWGQLVTLFVVRDFIQWNIHRLLHRVPFLWEFHKVHHSVQEMGFAAHLRFHWMENVVYRVIEYIPLAMIGFGIGDFFIVHIFTLAVGHFNHSNFRLNLGPFKYILNNPQMHIWHHARVWPEAHVHGVNFGLTLSIWDYLFRTDYIPYDGRDIELGFEGLESFPHTFVSQNLHGLPLRRPGSTP
- a CDS encoding rhodanese-like domain-containing protein, coding for MRSLSIGVTRVTTVLTRRRLLLSTLMLLFCGFVLIVYGRGTALSVSPTALVGRIGSVDAPTILDVRMGFEYAKGHIPGALSVPLHVLLLRYEDLVIAYDKPVVVYCGTGFRACFASFILQLVGFEQVYVLEGHMGGWQRAGFPLSS
- a CDS encoding cysteine synthase family protein, encoding MNVSRSVLSALPDHSTEVIAPISSTMSLLACTQLPPISHIGNTPLIRLRKVTEGVPARVAIYAKAEHLNPSGSVKDRTALQIIVEAIRSGDLHEGKTLIDSTSGNTGISYAMIGAALGIAVEIAMPENASEERKQTLQSYGARLTLTDPELGSDGAQCYVRDKLAEDADGYFYADQYNNDANWRAHYAGTGQEIIDQTQGRISHFVAGVGTTGTFVGVTRRLKTYRDGIVCAALQPEDPHHVLKGLRHMETALIPGIYDPTLSDLDLRCSDEEAYDMTRRLAREEGLLVGISSGANVAASIRLARQLTEGVIVTILCDSGNRYLSQSFWV
- a CDS encoding lysophospholipid acyltransferase family protein → MIDRLFTFVFFIYFLITATICATIAGLVRLVTQPFDQRLILLHKFATFWSSLYIWGMPAWKVTVYDREKIDQKATYVIVSNHQSLIDIMAGYMLHTHFKWVAKAELFRVPFVGWNLMLNRHVKIRRGDRQGIVDMMHDATTHLEQGSSVFIFPEGTRSETGEVQPFKSGAFTLAKRAKVPILPVAIIGSKDALPKGRLSIHGKHHIRVRVLDPVPYESFAEQDVKTLTERVQSTIAAVVRAG